The nucleotide window TGTTGTTGGCAACGCTTTGCCTGCTGTGTTACCGCGAGACAAGCTTCCGATTGCACGTATATGCTGCCATGCTGTGCATCGTATTGGCCACCCTAACGAAAGAGTTCGCCCTGGCGTTTCTTCCTGGCGCAGCGTTTGTGCTCGCCGCCCACGACTCTGCAGACAATAAGACCGGGGCGTTGCAGCGTAATGTCCGCCGGATAATTCTGACCACAGTGATCATAACTACGTCTGTCGCGGCACTGTTCTTTGCCTTGCGTCTGGTGGCGTTTTCTACCAACTCGTCCCGCATCGCTATGACGCTCAGGTTTATTCTGGTCGATCCGCTGCACACGGCCAAGGTTTTTATGGGTGCCTTCGCCTTTTACCTTAAAAAAATATTCATTCCCTGGCCGCTCAATTTTGCCATCGTCGAAATCGACCCACTATACGAGCTTCTTGCAATTCCGCTTCTGGTCATTTGCCTGTTTGTACTTATCAAGCGGAATATGGCATCGTCTCTCTTTCTGACGGGGGTGCTCCTCTTCACTCCATCCTTTGTGATCGCATTCAACCAGATCGCCTGGACTCCCTATGCCGAGCGCTATGCCTATCTATCAACGGCTTATGTTGTTCTAAGCGTGGCGTTATATAGTGTGAACCGGTGGGGGGAACAGCTCAAGCAACTCATGATTCCTGTCGTTGCCTTTCTGTTATGTATTGGGGGGGGAACGACCTTGGTAAGAAACATCACTTGGCAGACAAATTCTTCATTGATACATGATACGGTAGTAAAATCCCCCGATGTCGCAAACATTCGGCTTCTCTATGGTGCGCAACTTGCCGAGCGCGGGCAGTTAGATGAAGCGTTGAACCAGTTCGAACAGGGGAAACGCCTGCCTGGCTTGGGGTATGACGAGCGATTCGATCTGAACATTGCCGCAATCCTGCTGGAACGTCATCAGAGAGATGAGGCCATTGCACTGCTTGAGGAGGCCGTGAAACGATCGAAAGGGAGGTCCGAACGACCGATGCGGGAGCTGCTGACACTGCTGGACAAGAAATTGGTCAGGTCGCGGGATGTCATGGAGCGAGATATGCTTGGAAAGCGCATCATATTATTACGTAAGGATATCTACCGTCTTACCCATGATGCTACAGAATTTGATGGCATGCGCGATACGGCGCACCTCATTGGCGATACTGAGCTTGAACGCCGGTTTGCAAAGCTGTCTGAACGTTCGCCGAACAAACAACCATAATGTGGAGGTCTGGGCCGGATGATTGAAGTTATCAAAATCAGCCTCAAGGGTATTTTCCGCGACCGTATTTTTCATGGCATCATGGCATTGGCCGTGCTCTTCCTGTTCATCCCGTCTGCCGCCTCGCTCTCCATGCGCCAAGTGACGGAACTCTCCATCACCCTTTCGCTGTCGTTAATGTCTTTCATAATGCTACTTTTGGCCGTTTTTTTGGGGGCGACTTCCATCTGGAGGGACATCGAGCGACGCTACACCTTCAGTGTGCTGAGTCTGCCGATTAGCCGCAGTGCCTACTTCGTAGGACGATTCTGCAGCATTGCTCTATTTTTGCTGTTGACCGCGCTGATTCTGGGCTGTGCCACCTTTTTGGTGGTTACGGTTGCTTCGTCTATCTATCCTCCAACGAAACCTTTGTCGTGGTATGCCCTTGCTACGGGTGTCGTTTTCAGTTCGCTCAAGTACATTTTGTTGATTGCTGTCGCCATGCTACTGTCCACCATCAGCACTTCCTTTTTTCTGCCGGTATTCGGAACGCTCTGTGCCTATCTGGCAGGCTCTATCACTCAGCAGGTCTATGACTTCCTCCAGACACCTTCCGCGATGAAGGCGATTTCGCCGTTTGTGAAACAGGCTGCTTTGTTCTTTTACTACCTGCTACCGAACCTCAGTGCATTTGACTTTAAGGTTAACGCCATCTACTCCCTTCCGCTAAATGCCGGAGGACTGCTGGTAACGGTGCTCTATTTTGCCATCTACACAGCGGTTCTGTTGGCGGCAGGCGCGATCCTCCTGGGGCAGAGAGAGCTGAAATGAGCAATATGCTCCGCCCTTCAATTATCCTGCTGTTTGCACTGGCATGTTACGGGACCGTTCTGGGACCCTTCAGCACCTATATGAAACAAAAACCGGTGGAGGAGAAGCTGGGCTATGTGCCCAGTGCCCAACTGCTCCGTTATCTTAGCGCCGACCACGAGGAGTTTTTGGGGGCGTCGCTGGTCATGAAGGCAACCATGTACTTCGGGGGAATAGTTGAGAAGCAGCAGGCCAAGGTCATTGTTGCTCCCCCGGATTATCAGGGCATGTCACGTCTGCTCCATGGTGCCGTGCAGTTGGACCCCTACAACATGGATGCCTACTATTTTGCCCAGTCTTTTCTTACCTGGGATGCAAAACAGTACAAGCTTGCCAACGAGCTGCTGGATTACGGCATGAAATACCGCACCTGGGACTGGTATCTTCCCTTTTTCGCCGGTTTCAACAACGCCTATTTCCTGAAGGATTATGCCGCGGCAGCCAAATATTATAAACTTGCCGGAGAGCTTTCCGGCTCTGACCTGTCGAAGCTTCTGGCTGGCCGCTACATGCAGGAGTCCGGGCAGACCGAGCTTGCCATCGGCTATCTTGCGGCCATGGAAAAGGGGGAGAAGAACGAGGCCCTGAAACGGAATTATCAGGTGCGGCTGAACGCGTTCCGTGAGGTGCGCCGGATCGAACAGGCGCGGGACAAATTCAAGGAGATAAAGGGCAGGCGGCCGGCAACGATCGAACAATTGACGCAGGAAGGCTTTCTCGTTCCCCGGCCGGTTGATCCGTACGGCGGACAGTTCTACCTCGAACCAGACGGTAAGGTGGCGACCACCAGCAAGTTCGCCTTCGTAGGACAGAAAAAGGCAATCAACGAAAATCCCGGGGAATCAGATGAACGCCATTGAGATAAACGGACTTTGCAAGCAGTTCATTGCCAAACGCAGGGCCGAGGTCGATGCCCTGAAGGAGCTCTCTCTGTCCATGGAGGAAGGAGAAATTTTCGGCTTCCTCGGTCCCAACGGCGCCGGTAAAAGCACTACCATCAAGTGCCTGATGGGGCTGATCCGGCCGACTGCCGGCACCGCAACGGTCATGGGGGAGCGGATCGGAACCGTTGAATCCCGGCAAAAGGTGGGTTTCCTGCCGGAGAACCCGGCCTTTTACGATTACCTCTCGGCCGAGGAGTACCTCCGGTTTGTCGGCAGGACCTTCAAAATGCCTGAGGAGCTGCTGGCGCGCAGGATGGACGAAACGATCAGGCTGCTGGAGCTGTGGGATGCCCGCAAACGCCCCATGCGCGGCTACAGCAAAGGGATGGTGCAGCGGGTGGGGCTGGCCCAGACGCTGATCCATGATCCCGAAGTGTACATTCTGGATGAACCCATGAGCGGCCTGGATCCCCTCGGCCGTGCGCTGGTAAAAGAGATCATTCTTGACCTGAAAAAACGGGGCAAAAGCGTCTTTTTCAGCACGCACATCACCGATGACGTGGAGAAGGTGTGTGACCGGGTAGGGGTGATCGTTCAGGGGAGACTGATGGCTCTGGACAGCGTTGAAAACATCATGCGCAGCGGCATTGAGGGATACATCGTCCAAACAAGGGCTGACCGGGGAAATCACCAGGTATTGGCAGGATTTGAGCGTCTGCGGGGCAGCGACCTGTTTCTCGAATACCTCGTGCCGGCCTCGCAGTTCAACCGTTTTGTCGAGCTGACGGGACAGAATTCTGTGGAGATCACGCTGATAGAAACGAAGCGGAAGGATCTGGAAGCGTTCTTCCTGGAAATAGTGGAAAAAGAAAAAGGGAAGGCTTGAAGCGCCTTCCCTTTCCCTGCTTGAATCGAATTAACTCTCTATTCGCGGAAACAACGCCTCTGCCTTGGTAATGGTGCATCCTGCCTGCAAGCCACCCCACACCAGACCCGTCTTGTCGATCTCTCCCCCGCAGCCCAGACTCTGCAAGGCCTTTGCGGCTGTGCCGGGCATGAATGCCGAAACAAGGGTGTGCACGATCCGTTGTGACTCCAGCAGGCAGTACATGACCGTTGCCAGACGCCCCCGCTGTGCCGGGTCCTTGGCCAGGACCCAGGGGGCCGACTCGTCGATATACTTGTTGCCTGCCGAAACCACCTCCCAGATCGCCTGGAGCGCCTTGCTGAAGGCCAGATCGTCCAGGCAGCCGTTGACGGTAGTCAGCATCTCCTCGGTCTTCTGTTTCAGGGCAGTATCGATCTCCGTCAGGGCTTCCGGGGCAGGCAGGACACCATCGAAATACTTGACCGCCATGGCGGTGGAGCGGCTGAGCAGGTTGCCCAGATCGTTGGCCAGGTCGGAATTCAGCCTCTGCACCAGTGCAGTGTGGGAGAAGTCGCCGTCCAGGCCGAAGGGTACCTCGCGCAGCAGGAAGTACCTGACAACGTCCACACCGTACTTGTCGATCAGCATGTTCGGCTCGACCACGTTCTGCAGGCTCTTGCTCATCTTCTGCCCCTCGACAGTCCACCAGCCGTGGGCAAAGACCTTCTCCGGCAGGGGCAGACCGGCCGCCATCAGGAAGGTGGGCCAGTAGACTGCGTGAAAGCGCAGGATATCCTTGCCGATCAGATGCACATTTGCCGGCCAGAAACGCTCATATTCGGTGGTCTGGTTCGGATAACCCAGGGCGCTCATGTAGTTGGTCAGAGCATCGAACCAGACGTAGATCACGTGCTTCTCGTTGCCCGGCACCGGGATACCCCAGGTGAAGGTGGTACGCGATACCGACAGGTCGCGCAGCCCTTCCTTCACGAAGGAGATGATCTCGTTGCGTTTGCTTTTGGGCTGGATGAATTCGGGATTGGCCTCGATGTGCGCCAGCAGGGCTTCCTGATATTTGCTCATCCTGAAAAAGTACGATTCTTCCTTCAGCTTTTCCACCGGCCGGTTGCAGTCGGGACAGCGGTCTTCGATCAGCTGGGTTTCGGTCCAGAAGGTTTCGCAGGGGGTGCAGTACCAGTCCTCGTATTCCCCCAGGTAGATGTCCCCCTTCTCCATGATGTCAGAGAATATGTGCACCACCCCTTTTTTATGCCGCTCCTGGGTGGTCCTGATGAAATCGGTGTTGGAAATCTCCAGGCGCTCCCAGAGGGCCTGAAAGCGCTTTACTACCCGGTCCGCCAACTCCAGCGGAGTCTCGCCGGCAGTGGTGGCAGCCTTTTCCACCTTCTGCCCGTGCTCGTCGCTGCCAGTCAGAAAGTAGACGTCGAAACCCATCATCCGCTTGTAGCGGGCCAATACGTCTGCTGCCACGGTAGTATAGGCGTGGCCGATGTGGGGAACGTCGTTGACGTAGTAGATAGGCGTGGTGACGTAGAATGCAGGCTTCATGGTAAACTCCCGGGAAATAATATGGAATAAAGTGTAGTGTTATGGCTTCCGATTGGGGGTGCTGCCATCCGAAGGGGCTCCCCCGCCGCCGGGCTTGCGGTGCCCATGTTTGCGGGACCGTTTTTTCCGTCCCTGTTTGGGCTGTGTCTCGGCCGGTTGGGCAGCTCCTTCGGCAGGAGCGGCCGCTGCAGCCGGTTTCTGCTCTTCGCGCTGGACAGGCGCTGCCGCGGGGCGCTCCGTGCGGCGGTCACGCCCTTTTTGCTGGCCACGTCCGCCGGAAGCGGCTTCGCTGCGCTGGGGGGGAACATCGGCAGCCGCAGCCTCTCCGACGACCTCTCCCTTTTTGACGGTGACGAGTTTGCCGTCGTCCAGCTTGAGGGTGATAGTGCCGGTCAGTATGTTCATCTTGTCCACCACGCCGGCAACGGATTCGGTCCTGACCCGTTTTCCGCATTTGGGGAGGGTCTTGCGCAGGCAGCAATACGTCTCGTATTCGTAGTCCAGGCAGCAGAGCAGGCGCCCGCACTGGCCCGAGATCTTGTTCGGATTGAGCGCCAGGTTCTGTTCCTTGGCCATCTTCACCGAAACCGGCTGGAAATCCCGCAGCCATGAGCAACAGCACAACTCGCGGCCGCAGATGCCGATGCCGCCGACCATCTTGGACTCGTCCCGTACGCCGATCTGGCGCATTTCAATGCGGGTATGGAAGGTATGGGCCAAGTCCTTGACGAGATCCCTGAAATCGACCCGGCCATCGGCGGTAAAGTAAAAGATCGCCTTGCTGCCGTCGAAAAGATACTCCACCCGGACCAGCTTCATTTGCATGTTGCGTTCCATGATGCGTCTGTTGCAGAAGGCGTATGCCTCCTTTTCCTTGCGACTGTTCTGCTCGAGGAGACTGATGTCTTCCGGGGTGGCTATGCGTTTTATGCTGAGCAGGCCGGCAGCGTCTTCAACCGGGCGCTCCACCGGAGCGCCGACCACCGAGGCGATGCCGAGCCCTTTCTCGGTCTCCACGATCACCTTGTCGCGCGGAGCGATATCGAGATCACCGGCGTTGAAGTCGTACAGCTTGCCGGCAGCGGTGAATTGTATGGTAACTATGCGTGGCAATGATTCCTCCTTGGATTGGGCTGCAACCAGCCGAAAGCGGAATCCGGTCAGGCGGCAGTGGCCCCGGCCATTTTCATCATGAGATGATCCAGGGCGAGTTTGGCGTTGGCATTGCGCTGCACGGAGCGGCGTGTTGCCAGGATGTCGTCTGCAAGTTGCATGGTCTTCTTCAGTCCCATGCGGCCTGCAAGATTCTGCAGGGCCGGACGGACAGCGCTATTGGTGATCTCCTGCTGTCCGGCCGCTAGATAGATCATGTCCCTGGCAAAGGAAAGCAGCATGTCGAGCATCTCGAGGGTGCCTTCGCGGTTCCCGCTCAATTCCTCGGATGCGTCGAAGACCGTCGCTATCCGCTCAAGGGAGATGCCGCACAGGTGTTTCAGAACCAGTTCCCTCCGTGCGGTGAGCGCATCATTGTCGAACCCCTGTGCCCGCTGCATGCTCCCTTCGGCCAGCGGAGCCAGGAGCGAGGCCGAGGCGGCATCCATGCCCTGTTGTTCCAGCAGCAGCCTGACATGTTCCGGGGACAGCGGGGCGAAGCGTATCAACTGGCAGCGTGACCGGATGGTCGGCAGCAGCATGTCGGCATTTTCGGTCAACAGGATGATGATCGCGTTACCCGGAGGCTCTTCCAGGGTTTTCAAAAAAGAGTTGGCCGAACTGACGTTCATCCGGTCGGCCGGCTCCAGAATGCAGGCCTTGCGAGGAGCTTCATAGGGCCTCAGGGCCAGGTCGCGCTGCAGGTCCCGCAGTTGGGCGATACTGATGTCACGCTTGTCGGGTAACGGCTCGATCAGGTGAATGTCCGCGTGATTGCCGGCAGCTACCTTTCGGCAGGAAGGGCAGACACCGCAGGCATCGTCGTCAACCGCACCGCAAAACAGGGCCTGGATCAGGGCCAGGGCGGTCTTTCTGCGGCCGCAGCCGGACGGTCCTTCGAAGACATAGGCGTGGGAAGCTTTGCCGGTGCGGATGGCCCGGCGGAATATCTCCACAACCCTTTCATGTCCGACGATGTCAGCGAATGGCATGAGCGAGCACTTCCAGCTTGTTGCGTACCTGCCCGACGATTGATTCGGAAATGGCGGCGATGGTGCCGCTGCCGTCGATTTTCAGGACACGCGACGGTTCCAGGCGGGCCAGCTCCAGGTAACCGTTGCGGACCCGCCGGTGGAATTCCAGCGATTCCAGTTCGAATCGTTCCTCCCGGGGGCCGGCTGATGCCTCTATCCTCTGGCGGGCCCGTTCGAGACCGGTCTGCGGATCGCAGTCAATCAGCACTGTCAGGGCCGGAACCAGGGACTGGCAGGCCAGATCGTTGAGAAGGTCGATGGTTGTGCGATCGATGCCGCGCCCGGCGCTCTGGTAGGCGATAGTGGCGTCGGTAAAACGGTCGCACAGCACGATGCTGCCCTCGGCCAGGGCCGGCTTGATCACCAGGGAAACATGCTGTGCCCGTGCGGCGGCATACAGGAGGAGTTCGGCCAGAGGGAGCAGTTCACGGTTGTCGGCATCCAGCAGTATCGCGCGGATTTTATCGGCAATGGCGCAGCCTCCCGGCTCCCGCGTCATGACGACCCGGTACCCCAAGGATTCGAGGTATTCCCCCAGCAGCCTGATCTGAGTCGTCTTGCCACACCCTTCGATGCCTTCGAACGTGATGAAAAAGCCCACTGATAGCTCCGGATGGTTTTCTTTAAACGATTAATTATAGGGCAAGCAATGCTGGCTTGGCAACTGATTTCAGGTGCAACGCATCGGGGCAGAGAAACGCGATGCGAATGCCCCGGCGAGTTTAGATTGCCAAATTTTTGGGGCATGACTATAGTCGCACTCTTGGAGGTACATGATGGAGATCGACTTCGACAATCTCGAACAGCTCCTCGAACACAGATTCTCGGATCGCCGGCTGGCCAGCCAGGCGCTGACGCATCCCTCGTTCCAGCACGAACAGAGCGGAGCAGGGGAGGGAGACTATCAGCGCCTCGAATTTCTGGGGGACTCGGTCCTTGGCATGGTGCTGGCCGAAACGCTCTATCTGCGCCTGCCGGATCGCAGCGAGGGGGATCTTTCCCGCAGCAGGTCCAGGATGGCTGACCAGGACTCGCTGGCTTCCGTTGCCAGAGGGGCCGGAGTGGGGATGTTCATCCGGCTCGGGCGGGGCGAGGAACAGACCGCGGGGCGCGATAAGGACTCCATTCTGGCCGACGTACTCGAAGCGCTGATCGGAGCGGTTTATCTGGACGGCGGTCTGGAGGCGGCACGCCGGCTGGTTCTCCGCTTGTTCGGTGACCAGCTCGAAAAACCGGGCGATGCCCTGAAAATAAACGATGCCAAGAGCGAACTCCAGGAAGTGCTGTCTGCCCGGCAGTTGCCGGCGCCATGTTATCGGTTGGTGGGTGAGTCCGGTCCCCCCCATTGCCGCCAATTCCGTTTCCAGGTGTGGCTGGGTGAATCCGTTGCAGGGGAAGGAAGCGGCCGGTCCAAGAAGGCGGCCCAGCAGGCCGCGGCTGTCCAGGCATTGGAGAAGCTGCTGACGCCGGACAATGGGCAAGCATGAGCAGGATCACGGTTCCTTTTTTCATCAGCCATCAGGGATGTCGGCATGCCTGTGTTTTCTGCGATCAGAGGACCATTTCCGGCAGTCAGGGAGCTCTTCCGAACCGCGATGAAATGCTGTGCCGGATAGCAGCCTGGCGCTGTTCCGGGGGAGACCGGCCGCTGGAGGTCGCCTTTTTCGGCGGTTCATTTTCCGCGCTGGACCGTGCCGACCAGTGGCGCCTGCTGGAGCCTCTGCAGTCGCTGATCGAAAACGGTGCTGTTAGCGGGGTCAGGATCTCCACCCGCCCCGATGCGGTCGACGCCGAAACCGTTGTTTGGCTGGCCGAACGGGGGGTCACGACCATTGAGCTGGGTGTCCAGTCCATGGATGACGGGGTGCTTGAGGCTGCCGGCCGCGGTCATCGGGCGGAAGCTTCCGAGGCTGCTATCCGCTGCGTCAGGGCCGGTGGACTCGCTGCTGGGGCGCAGCTCATGCCGGGGTTGCCGGGGGACACCCCCGCACTGGCGCTGAGTTCGCTGGAAAAGGTAATGGCAGCCGGTGCCGGCTTTGTCCGTCTGTATCCGGTGGTGGTGCTGAAAGGAACGGAACTGGCCCGCCGCTATCTGGCCGGAGAGTATCGTCCCCTCAGTGCCAGCGAAGGGATAAGCTGCTGCAAAGTGCTGCTCTGGACAGCCATGAAACGCGGAATCGAGATAATCAGGATCGGGCTGCAGGCCGATCAGGGGCTGAATGCCGAGACCGTGCTGGCCGGCTGCTGGCATCCTGCCCTGGGGCAGTTGGTGCGCTCCGAGCTTTACTTCGATCTACTGGTCCGATTGGCGTCCGGTCTGGACCGCAGCCAGCCGATCACGGTGAAATGCCACCCTTCGCGAGTGTCGGACGTGATCGGTCAAGGGCGGTCGAACGTGATCCGGCTACGGCAGCAGGGACTCGACGTCCGCACCGTTCTGCCCGAACCGGCTTTGACTCCGCCTGAAATCGAACTTTTGAGTAAACAACCCAAGAAAGGTTCCCTACTGCATGATTTGGTCTATTGATTACGAACGCGGGCCGCGGGAGGCAAACCATGCCTGAACTGCCCGAGGTGGAGAGTACCGCCCAGGCTCTGCGGGAGAGCCGGCCCGGTCTGTCGGATCGCCGGATAGAGGAGGTGCAGGTTCTGTGGCCTGGAGTACTGCAGGATGTTTCTGTTCACGATTTCGAGCGGCGACTGCTGCATGCCCGGTTCACCTCCGTCGGCCGGCATGGCAAATACCTGCTCCTGGGGCTGCGGAGCAAGGAGGGAAACGACTCCTTTCTCGTCGTCCACCTGCGCATGACCGGCAGGCTTTACCTGGTTGCGGCTTCCGAGGCGATCGCACGCCATACCCGCCTTGCCATTCTGCTGGATCAGGATATGGCATTGCGTTTCGACGATCCGCGTAAATTTGGCAGGGTTTGGCTGGTGGAGAATGCCTCCGCTGTGGTGAGCGGACTGGGACCCGACGCCCTGACGGTCAGCTTCGATGACTTTGCCGCCAGGATGGAGGCCTGCCGGCGGCAGATCAAGCCGCTGCTGCTGGACCAGTCCGTCCTGGCAGGCATTGGCAACATCTATGCCGATGAGATCCTGTTTCGTGCCGGCCTGCACCCGCTCACTAACTCCGGAGAGCTTACCCGTGAACAGGTACGGCTTCTGTACGAGATGATCATCGCGGTACTGCAGGAAGCGGTGGCAGCCCAGGGGGCCAACATCGACGGCGTATTCAAGGCGGGACAGTTCGTGGTGAACGTTTACGGCCGGCACGGTTCGGAGTGCCGGATCTGCGGGAACAGGATCGTCAAGCTCAAGGTAGGGCAGCGCGGGACCCATATCTGCACCCACTGTCAGGGGCATGGCAAACCACGTTGACTTTAGGGCCAATGGTTGCTACATGGAAGTGGAAATTTCCGGAATAAACGCGCGATCATCATTCATCCTGCTGACAAGGAGGGGGCTATGAGGTTACGGATTCTGGGCAGCGCCGGTGCTGAACTTCCCGACTTCAGGCCTCCGGCCTTTCTGATCGACGAGCATCTGCTGCTGGATGCCGGGACGATCGGCTCGGTGCTGACCGAGGAAGATCAGTTGAAGCTTCGGAATATCTTCATCACCCATTCCCATCTCGACCATATCCGCGGTATCCCGGCGCTGGCGGACAACATCATCATCAGGAACCTCGATCGCACCGTCAACATTTTTAGCACCCAACCGGTCATTTCCGCCCTGCGCGACCACCTGTTCAATGGTGTCATCTGGCCTGATTTCACCAGGATTCCCACTCCTGAACATCCGGTGCTGTGCTTCAATATGATCGTTCCCGGGCAGGGCAATGATGTCGCGGGCTATTCGATCACTGCTGTAGAGGTGCACCATACCGTTCCGGCTGTCGGTTACATTGTTGCCAAGGATGGCGTTAGCTTGGCCTACACTGGCGATACTGGTCCGACCGACATTTTCTGGCGCCATGTTTCCGGTGCCGATGCCCTGATAGTCGAGGTATCCTTTCCGGACAACATGGAAGAGCTGGCCTTGCTGACACAGCACCTGACCTGCTCGTTGCTGCGCCGGGAACTGAAAAAGATCGGAACGCTGCCGCGCCGCGTACTGATTACGCATCCGAAACCCCAGTATTACGACACCATCAAGCGCGAGATCGAAAACCTGGGGATGCCGGAAATCGAGCTGCTCCACGACGGCGCGGTTTTCGACCTCTGATGTCCGCCTCCGGCCGGGGCGCCCGGCCGTCAACCGGTTGTTCAGGCGATCGCCATGATCCTGCCGCAGATTCACTCCTCTCCTGTTGGGATCGGAAGTTAGTTTTTTCAGCCTTGCTAAAATGGCTGATTGGCTGTAAAATTTGTAAGTTTTGAATGACTTGACGTGGAGGGATTGTAATGTTCAGTGAAGCGGGTAAGACAAAATTCCAGGTTGACCTCCGCCAGCACTTGCGCGACCAGAACATCAGCGGCAACCTCGTTCATCTGATCTGCGAGATTGCCGAGGCCAGCAAGTACGTGATCAATGCGGTGCGTACCGGTGATCTCGGTGTGGCCGGCACCTCGAATCTCTATGGTGAGGAACAGCTCGCGCTGGATGTTCTTTCCGACCGCATCATGCGCAAGCGTCTGCAGCACTCCGGAGTCGTCTGCAATATCGCCTCGGAGGAGATGGAGGAGATTTTCCAGGTTTCCAGCAACCCCCAGGGAATGTTTTCCGTAGCATACGATCCCCTCGACGGTTCATCGTTGGTGGACGTCAATCTCGCGGTTGGCACCATCGTCGGCATCTACCAGGGCTGCGACCTGCTCCAGCCCGGCCGCAAGATGGTCGGGGCCATGTATATTCTGTACGGACCGCGGGTTTCGCTGGTCTATTCGGTCGGCAAGGGGGTCTACGAATTCACCATGAACCAGCTGATGGAGTACACCCTGACCCGCGAGCAGATCCAGATGAGGCCTTCCGGCGATATCTACTCCCCCGGCGGGCTGCGCAAGAAGTATAGCGAACCCAATGAACTCTTCATTCGCTACTTGGAGGAGAAGGGTTCAAAGCTGCGGTATTCCGGCGGTTTTGTTCCCGATATCAATCAGATACTGATGAAGGGCAAGGGGCTTTTCATGTATCCGGCCCTGAATGACAGCCCCCATGGAAAGTTGCGGCTGCTGTTCGAACTCAATCCGATGGCATTTCTGCTGGAGCAGGCCGGCGGCATGGCAACCAACGGCGAAGTGCCGATACTCGACATCGTACCGAATGGCCTTGACCAGCGCTGTCCGATCTATATCGGTTGCCGGGAGGATGTGCAGAAGGCGGCTGAGTTCCTGAACGGTCATGGCTAGGCAACCAAAGGAACCGGGAATGGAAGAAAGAAACGAGATGGAGACGCCTGTCAGTCAGGCGCAGCGGCTTTGCAGCGAGATACAACTTTTTGATCTGTGCGAGCTTGAGCGGTGCGGCCATAAAAACGGAAGGTTCTGCACGGATACGAACCTACTGGCCAAATTCGAACGCATTTCGGAAGAGGAGACATACAGGATCGAACCCGGCCAGGAGCAATCCGACGACGATGATTGCAGCGGTGACTATGATGACGATTTTGATGCCAGCTGCGAAGGAGACGATGAGGACCGGTGGGAAGAGTGATGTGCTGACAACGGAAAGATACGGAAAAGGGGAGCGGATAATCCGCTCCCCTTTTTTTGTGCCCTGAAATTCTCCCTCAGGAAGTCCGGCTTGGATCAGTCGAACTTCTTGCCGGCGCATTCCTCCCAGCGCGAGCGAGGAACCGATAAAAAGAGTTCGGCGATTGCGGGATCGAACTGGCTGCCGCTGAATTTGCGGACCTCGCTGATAACGGCGTCGAAGGGAAGCGCCTGGCGGTAGGGACGATCGGACGTCATGGCATCCAGCGTGTC belongs to Geobacter sp. SVR and includes:
- a CDS encoding ABC transporter permease, producing MIEVIKISLKGIFRDRIFHGIMALAVLFLFIPSAASLSMRQVTELSITLSLSLMSFIMLLLAVFLGATSIWRDIERRYTFSVLSLPISRSAYFVGRFCSIALFLLLTALILGCATFLVVTVASSIYPPTKPLSWYALATGVVFSSLKYILLIAVAMLLSTISTSFFLPVFGTLCAYLAGSITQQVYDFLQTPSAMKAISPFVKQAALFFYYLLPNLSAFDFKVNAIYSLPLNAGGLLVTVLYFAIYTAVLLAAGAILLGQRELK
- a CDS encoding ABC transporter ATP-binding protein encodes the protein MNAIEINGLCKQFIAKRRAEVDALKELSLSMEEGEIFGFLGPNGAGKSTTIKCLMGLIRPTAGTATVMGERIGTVESRQKVGFLPENPAFYDYLSAEEYLRFVGRTFKMPEELLARRMDETIRLLELWDARKRPMRGYSKGMVQRVGLAQTLIHDPEVYILDEPMSGLDPLGRALVKEIILDLKKRGKSVFFSTHITDDVEKVCDRVGVIVQGRLMALDSVENIMRSGIEGYIVQTRADRGNHQVLAGFERLRGSDLFLEYLVPASQFNRFVELTGQNSVEITLIETKRKDLEAFFLEIVEKEKGKA
- the metG gene encoding methionine--tRNA ligase yields the protein MKPAFYVTTPIYYVNDVPHIGHAYTTVAADVLARYKRMMGFDVYFLTGSDEHGQKVEKAATTAGETPLELADRVVKRFQALWERLEISNTDFIRTTQERHKKGVVHIFSDIMEKGDIYLGEYEDWYCTPCETFWTETQLIEDRCPDCNRPVEKLKEESYFFRMSKYQEALLAHIEANPEFIQPKSKRNEIISFVKEGLRDLSVSRTTFTWGIPVPGNEKHVIYVWFDALTNYMSALGYPNQTTEYERFWPANVHLIGKDILRFHAVYWPTFLMAAGLPLPEKVFAHGWWTVEGQKMSKSLQNVVEPNMLIDKYGVDVVRYFLLREVPFGLDGDFSHTALVQRLNSDLANDLGNLLSRSTAMAVKYFDGVLPAPEALTEIDTALKQKTEEMLTTVNGCLDDLAFSKALQAIWEVVSAGNKYIDESAPWVLAKDPAQRGRLATVMYCLLESQRIVHTLVSAFMPGTAAKALQSLGCGGEIDKTGLVWGGLQAGCTITKAEALFPRIES
- a CDS encoding stage 0 sporulation family protein, with translation MPRIVTIQFTAAGKLYDFNAGDLDIAPRDKVIVETEKGLGIASVVGAPVERPVEDAAGLLSIKRIATPEDISLLEQNSRKEKEAYAFCNRRIMERNMQMKLVRVEYLFDGSKAIFYFTADGRVDFRDLVKDLAHTFHTRIEMRQIGVRDESKMVGGIGICGRELCCCSWLRDFQPVSVKMAKEQNLALNPNKISGQCGRLLCCLDYEYETYCCLRKTLPKCGKRVRTESVAGVVDKMNILTGTITLKLDDGKLVTVKKGEVVGEAAAADVPPQRSEAASGGRGQQKGRDRRTERPAAAPVQREEQKPAAAAAPAEGAAQPAETQPKQGRKKRSRKHGHRKPGGGGAPSDGSTPNRKP
- the holB gene encoding DNA polymerase III subunit delta', giving the protein MPFADIVGHERVVEIFRRAIRTGKASHAYVFEGPSGCGRRKTALALIQALFCGAVDDDACGVCPSCRKVAAGNHADIHLIEPLPDKRDISIAQLRDLQRDLALRPYEAPRKACILEPADRMNVSSANSFLKTLEEPPGNAIIILLTENADMLLPTIRSRCQLIRFAPLSPEHVRLLLEQQGMDAASASLLAPLAEGSMQRAQGFDNDALTARRELVLKHLCGISLERIATVFDASEELSGNREGTLEMLDMLLSFARDMIYLAAGQQEITNSAVRPALQNLAGRMGLKKTMQLADDILATRRSVQRNANAKLALDHLMMKMAGATAA
- the tmk gene encoding dTMP kinase → MGFFITFEGIEGCGKTTQIRLLGEYLESLGYRVVMTREPGGCAIADKIRAILLDADNRELLPLAELLLYAAARAQHVSLVIKPALAEGSIVLCDRFTDATIAYQSAGRGIDRTTIDLLNDLACQSLVPALTVLIDCDPQTGLERARQRIEASAGPREERFELESLEFHRRVRNGYLELARLEPSRVLKIDGSGTIAAISESIVGQVRNKLEVLAHAIR
- the rnc gene encoding ribonuclease III, with translation MMEIDFDNLEQLLEHRFSDRRLASQALTHPSFQHEQSGAGEGDYQRLEFLGDSVLGMVLAETLYLRLPDRSEGDLSRSRSRMADQDSLASVARGAGVGMFIRLGRGEEQTAGRDKDSILADVLEALIGAVYLDGGLEAARRLVLRLFGDQLEKPGDALKINDAKSELQEVLSARQLPAPCYRLVGESGPPHCRQFRFQVWLGESVAGEGSGRSKKAAQQAAAVQALEKLLTPDNGQA